From one Drosophila subpulchrella strain 33 F10 #4 breed RU33 chromosome 3L, RU_Dsub_v1.1 Primary Assembly, whole genome shotgun sequence genomic stretch:
- the LOC119554903 gene encoding uncharacterized protein LOC119554903, which translates to MKLFIGALTICLVAFAAAQSADPAAALEPSAEYLPPVGEVEAAQLSDAGYKYKTVRRLKLRHRREVPSQEYLPPVDNAPSQEYLPPVDAAAIGDTKVASDGYKYKTVRKLKFRARHRRDVSEIAEPSNEYLPPVEVQLAPELKTILGDDGYKYKTVRRLKLRRHRREAAAEEAAADADAAPKGEYLPPAEAAAPAEAEPKAAEEGTELAKDGYRYKVVRRLRYRYRH; encoded by the exons ATG AAACTCTTTATCGGCGCCCTTACGATCTGCCTGGTGGCCTTTGCTGCAGCCCAGTCGGCAGATCCCGCTGCGGCCTTGGAGCCGTCCGCCGAGTACCTGCCACCCGTCGGCGAAGTGGAGGCGGCCCAGCTCTCCGACGCCGGCTACAAGTACAAGACGGTGCGCCGGCTGAAGCTGCGCCACCGCCGAGAGGTGCCCAGCCAGGAGTACCTTCCGCCAGTGGACAACGCACCTAGCCAGGAGTACCTGCCGCCCGTCGACGCCGCCGCCATCGGGGACACTAAGGTTGCCAGCGACGGCTACAAGTACAAGACGGTGCGAAAGCTCAAGTTCCGTGCCCGCCACCGCCGCGACGTCTCCGAAATCGCGGAGCCCAGCAACGAGTACCTACCGCCCGTGGAGGTGCAACTGGCCCCCGAGCTGAAGACCATTCTTGGGGACGACGGCTACAAGTACAAGACTGTGCGCCGGCTCAAGCTGCGTCGCCACCGTCGGGAGGCTGCCGCCGAAGAAGCCGCCGCCGATGCCGATGCCGCCCCCAAAGGAGAGTACCTGCCGCCCGCCGAGGCTGCCGCCCCCGCAGAGGCCGAGCCAAAGGCCGCCGAGGAGGGCACCGAGCTGGCCAAGGACGGCTACCGCTACAAAGTAGTGCGCCGTCTGCGCTACCGCTACCGCCACTAG